A single window of Hymenobacter sp. APR13 DNA harbors:
- a CDS encoding efflux RND transporter permease subunit has product MFSKFIRRPVFAIVISVVIMFLGILAINTLPTSQFPEISPPMVMVSTAYPGASAKVLTESVLIPLEQAINGVPGMKYMTSDAVSAGEANIQIVFNLGTDPEQAVVNVNTRIAQVLNRLPVLVQREGVVVNRVVPNMLMYVNLYSKDKNTDMRYLFNFAGVNMLPEIQRIDGVGRASILGSRQYAMRVWLKPDRMRAYNLSVDDVMEALNDQSVIGSPGRIGRSDGKEASALEYVLTYKGRFNDVEEYKNVIIKANANGETLRLKDVANVELGSEFYDIYSNLDGYPSAAIMLKQTYGSNALDVIKSVKTKLEELKKTMPPGMDYKISYDVSNFLDASTENVIHTLRDAFILVALVVFLFLGDWRSTLIPIIAVPVSLVGAFMAMQAFGLTINMITLFALVLAIGIVVDDAIVVVEAVHAKMEEKHLSPYGAVREVIGEISGAIIAITILMTAVFVPVAFMSGPVGIFYRQFSITMAASIVISGIVALTLTPVLCAMILKNNHGQPRKKTPINRFIDWFNRGFERLTGRYTNLLEKVVDRRLLTFLILIAFGAGIFGISTTLPSGFIPAEDQGMIYAVLQTPPGSTLERTNDLSQRLQQLAEKVPGIESISTLAGYEILTEGRGSNAGTCIISLKPWNERKESVHDVIMALEEKAKEIPGATIEFFEPPAVPGYGAAGGFQLQLLDKTATGDYKALEKVNEEFMTELKKRKELSGLFTFFSANYPQYELQIDNQLAMQKGVSIGNAMNTLSIMVGSTYELGFIKYQRFFKVFVQASPEYRRLPKDILDMWVKNDKGEMVPMSAFMKIVKGQGANEINRYNMYPTASIRGDAAQGYSSGEAIKAVQEVAAKTLPRGYDIDWGGLSKDEVGRGNEAIYIFLVVIVFVYLVLAAQYESFLLPLSVILSLPAGIFGSFLLIKTMGLANNIYAQVGLVMLVGLLGKNAVLIVEFAVQKHEEGMTVREAAIEGAKVRFRPILMTSFAFIAGLIPLVIAHGAGAIGNRTIGTAALGGMLFGTVFGVIIVPGLYYIFGTLSAGRKLIQDENENPLSEFEPHVLGCV; this is encoded by the coding sequence ATGTTCAGTAAATTCATTCGCCGACCCGTGTTTGCCATCGTTATTTCGGTGGTCATCATGTTCCTGGGCATTCTGGCAATCAATACGTTGCCCACGTCCCAGTTTCCCGAGATTTCGCCGCCGATGGTGATGGTGAGCACGGCCTATCCCGGCGCCAGCGCCAAGGTGCTCACCGAATCGGTGCTGATTCCGCTGGAGCAGGCCATCAACGGCGTGCCCGGCATGAAGTACATGACCTCCGACGCCGTATCGGCCGGCGAGGCCAACATCCAGATTGTGTTCAACCTGGGCACCGACCCCGAGCAGGCCGTGGTGAACGTGAACACCCGCATTGCGCAGGTGCTCAACCGCCTGCCGGTGCTGGTGCAGCGCGAGGGTGTGGTGGTGAACCGCGTGGTGCCCAACATGCTGATGTACGTCAACCTCTACAGCAAAGACAAGAATACCGACATGCGGTACCTCTTCAACTTTGCCGGGGTGAACATGCTGCCCGAAATCCAGCGCATTGATGGCGTGGGCCGGGCCAGCATCTTGGGCAGCCGCCAGTACGCCATGCGCGTGTGGCTGAAGCCGGACCGCATGCGGGCCTACAACCTGTCAGTCGACGACGTGATGGAAGCCCTCAACGACCAGAGCGTGATTGGCTCGCCGGGTCGTATTGGCCGCTCGGATGGCAAGGAGGCCTCGGCGCTGGAGTACGTGCTCACCTACAAGGGCCGCTTCAACGACGTGGAGGAGTACAAGAACGTCATCATTAAGGCCAACGCCAACGGCGAAACGCTGCGCCTCAAGGACGTGGCCAACGTGGAGCTGGGCTCGGAATTCTACGACATCTACTCCAACCTCGACGGCTACCCCTCGGCGGCCATCATGCTCAAGCAGACCTACGGCTCCAACGCCCTCGACGTCATCAAGAGCGTGAAAACCAAGCTGGAAGAGCTGAAGAAAACCATGCCCCCCGGCATGGACTACAAGATCAGCTACGATGTGTCGAACTTCCTCGACGCCTCCACCGAAAACGTGATTCACACCCTGCGCGACGCCTTTATTCTGGTGGCCCTGGTGGTGTTCCTGTTCCTGGGCGACTGGCGCAGCACGCTGATTCCGATTATTGCCGTGCCGGTGTCGTTGGTGGGCGCGTTCATGGCCATGCAGGCGTTTGGGCTCACCATCAACATGATAACGCTGTTTGCGTTGGTGCTGGCCATCGGGATTGTGGTCGATGACGCCATTGTGGTAGTGGAAGCCGTGCACGCCAAGATGGAGGAAAAGCACCTCTCGCCCTACGGCGCGGTGCGCGAGGTGATTGGCGAAATCAGCGGGGCTATTATTGCCATTACCATCCTGATGACGGCGGTATTCGTGCCGGTAGCCTTCATGAGCGGGCCGGTGGGCATTTTCTACCGTCAGTTCTCGATTACCATGGCCGCCAGCATCGTCATTTCGGGCATCGTGGCCCTGACGCTGACGCCGGTACTCTGCGCCATGATTCTGAAGAACAACCACGGCCAGCCCCGCAAGAAAACGCCCATCAACCGGTTTATCGACTGGTTTAACCGCGGCTTCGAGCGCCTGACCGGCCGCTACACCAACCTGCTGGAAAAGGTGGTGGACCGCCGCTTGCTCACCTTCCTGATTCTGATTGCGTTTGGGGCGGGCATCTTCGGCATCTCCACTACCCTGCCCTCGGGCTTCATTCCGGCCGAAGACCAGGGCATGATTTACGCCGTGCTCCAGACGCCGCCCGGCTCTACTCTGGAACGCACCAACGACCTCTCGCAGCGCCTGCAGCAGCTGGCTGAAAAAGTGCCCGGCATCGAAAGCATTTCCACGCTGGCCGGCTACGAGATTCTGACCGAAGGCCGCGGCTCCAACGCCGGCACCTGCATCATCAGCCTCAAGCCCTGGAACGAGCGCAAGGAATCGGTGCACGACGTGATTATGGCCCTCGAAGAGAAAGCCAAGGAAATTCCCGGCGCGACCATCGAGTTCTTCGAGCCACCAGCAGTACCGGGCTACGGCGCGGCCGGCGGCTTCCAGCTGCAGCTGCTCGATAAAACGGCCACCGGCGACTACAAGGCCCTGGAAAAAGTGAACGAGGAGTTCATGACCGAGCTGAAAAAGCGCAAGGAGCTCAGCGGCCTGTTCACCTTCTTCTCAGCCAACTATCCGCAGTACGAGCTGCAGATTGACAACCAGCTGGCCATGCAGAAGGGCGTGAGCATCGGCAACGCCATGAACACGCTGAGCATCATGGTGGGCTCGACGTACGAGCTGGGCTTCATCAAGTACCAGCGCTTCTTCAAGGTGTTCGTGCAGGCTTCGCCCGAGTACCGCCGCCTGCCCAAGGACATTCTGGACATGTGGGTGAAGAACGACAAAGGCGAAATGGTGCCGATGTCGGCCTTTATGAAGATTGTGAAGGGCCAAGGCGCCAACGAAATCAACCGCTACAACATGTACCCCACGGCCTCCATCCGCGGCGACGCGGCCCAGGGCTACAGCTCCGGCGAAGCCATCAAGGCAGTGCAGGAAGTGGCCGCCAAAACCCTGCCCCGCGGCTATGACATCGACTGGGGCGGCCTCTCAAAAGACGAAGTGGGCCGCGGCAACGAGGCCATCTACATCTTCCTGGTCGTGATTGTGTTCGTGTACCTGGTGCTGGCCGCGCAATACGAGAGCTTCCTGCTGCCGCTGTCCGTGATTCTGAGCTTGCCGGCCGGGATTTTCGGCTCCTTCCTGCTCATCAAAACCATGGGCTTGGCCAACAACATCTACGCCCAGGTGGGCCTCGTGATGCTGGTGGGCCTATTGGGCAAGAACGCCGTGCTGATTGTGGAGTTTGCGGTGCAGAAGCACGAGGAAGGCATGACGGTGCGCGAAGCGGCCATTGAAGGCGCGAAAGTGCGTTTCCGACCCATTCTGATGACCTCCTTCGCCTTCATTGCCGGCCTGATTCCGCTGGTTATTGCCCACGGCGCGGGCGCCATCGGCAACCGCACCATTGGTACGGCGGCGTTGGGCGGCATGCTGTTCGGCACCGTGTTCGGGGTGATTATCGTGCCTGGCCTGTACTACATTTTTGGTACGCTGTCCGCCGGCCGCAAGCTGATTCAGGATGAGAACGAAAACCCGCTGTCGGAGTTTGAGCCGCACGTATTAGGCTGTGTCTGA
- a CDS encoding efflux RND transporter periplasmic adaptor subunit, with protein sequence MKTRFLLTLMGVGVLYGGTSCSKEHKEKEEKIKFLVTSPLQKDTTITKEYVSQIHAYQHIEVRALEKGYLQKIYVDEGQRVQQGQLMFQIMPMVYKAELQKSKAEANYVSLEYQNTKKLADKNIVSGSELALAQAKLDKANAEVGLAKTHLDFTTIRAPFSGMMDHFQARLGSLVDEGDLLTTLSDNSKMWVYFNVPEAEYLAYKAHARTEAETKVKLRMADNEEFKYPGVVQTIEADFNNETGNIAFRATFPNPDGLLRNGETGSVLMTVPLKNAVIIPQKATFEVLEKKFVYVVDAKNKVHQTEVTVASEMPDLYIISAGLKATDKIMLEGIRKVKEGDKIRFTYAEPKSVISHLKVYSE encoded by the coding sequence ATGAAAACAAGGTTTTTGCTGACGCTCATGGGCGTGGGCGTACTGTACGGCGGCACCAGCTGCTCCAAGGAACACAAGGAGAAAGAGGAGAAAATCAAGTTCCTCGTCACCAGCCCGCTCCAGAAAGACACGACCATCACCAAGGAGTACGTGTCGCAGATTCATGCGTACCAGCACATTGAGGTGCGGGCGTTGGAAAAGGGCTACCTCCAGAAGATCTACGTGGACGAAGGCCAGCGCGTGCAGCAGGGGCAGCTCATGTTCCAGATCATGCCCATGGTGTACAAGGCCGAGCTGCAGAAGTCGAAGGCCGAGGCCAACTACGTGAGCCTAGAGTACCAGAACACCAAGAAGCTGGCCGACAAGAACATCGTATCGGGCAGTGAGCTGGCCCTGGCCCAGGCCAAGCTCGACAAGGCCAACGCCGAAGTCGGGCTGGCCAAAACCCACCTCGATTTCACCACCATCCGGGCCCCGTTCAGCGGCATGATGGACCACTTCCAGGCCCGGCTGGGTAGCCTCGTGGACGAGGGCGACCTGCTGACCACCCTCTCCGACAACAGCAAGATGTGGGTGTATTTCAACGTGCCCGAGGCCGAGTACCTGGCCTACAAAGCCCACGCCCGCACCGAAGCCGAAACCAAGGTGAAGCTGCGCATGGCCGACAACGAGGAGTTCAAGTACCCCGGCGTGGTACAAACCATCGAGGCCGACTTCAACAACGAAACCGGCAACATTGCCTTCCGGGCCACCTTCCCCAACCCCGACGGCCTGCTGCGCAACGGCGAAACCGGCTCGGTCCTGATGACCGTACCGCTCAAAAACGCCGTCATCATTCCGCAGAAAGCCACCTTTGAGGTGCTGGAGAAGAAGTTTGTGTACGTGGTGGATGCCAAGAACAAGGTGCACCAGACCGAGGTAACCGTGGCCTCCGAAATGCCCGACCTCTACATCATCTCGGCCGGCCTGAAAGCCACCGACAAAATCATGCTCGAAGGCATCCGCAAGGTGAAGGAAGGCGACAAAATCCGCTTCACCTACGCGGAGCCGAAGTCGGTGATTTCGCACCTGAAAGTGTATTCAGAATAA
- a CDS encoding TolC family protein, with product MLKKRIYQGLSAAVLALSVGACKMPELATKAAGRPVPATYATSTPDSTNTARNQWRQFFTDPNLVGLIDTALQRNQELNISLQEIQIARNEVQIRKGEYLPFVGLGAKAETARASKNTLQGATEESINIQPEHRNPDPLQNYQIGAFASWELDIWHKLRNARKSAALRYLATVEGRNFTVTNLIGEIATSYYELLALDNQLAIVRQNIELQTNALELVKLQKESARTTELAVQRFEAQLHNTRSLQYGIQQRITETENRLNFLAGRYPQPIARNSAAFNELLPAPVQAGVPAQLLQNRPDIRQAEQQLAAARLDIQIARANFYPALRITGGAGFGAFKPGLLFTTPESMLYSLAGDLVAPLVNRNGIKALYGNANAVQIQAAYNYERTILNAYVEVANQLASINNLQQSYNEKAKAVLALNQSTSISNSLFRSARADYTEVLFTQRDALESKFDLIETKMQQLNASVNVYRALGGGWK from the coding sequence ATGCTTAAGAAACGCATTTATCAGGGGCTGAGCGCCGCGGTGCTGGCCTTGTCGGTGGGCGCGTGCAAAATGCCCGAGCTGGCCACCAAGGCCGCCGGCCGGCCGGTACCCGCCACCTACGCCACCTCCACCCCGGATAGCACCAACACCGCCCGCAACCAGTGGCGGCAGTTCTTCACCGACCCCAACCTGGTGGGCCTCATCGATACGGCCCTGCAGCGTAACCAGGAGTTGAATATCTCGCTGCAGGAAATCCAGATTGCCCGCAACGAGGTCCAGATCCGCAAGGGCGAGTACCTGCCCTTCGTGGGTTTGGGCGCCAAGGCCGAAACGGCGCGGGCCAGCAAAAACACGCTGCAGGGCGCCACCGAGGAATCCATCAACATCCAGCCCGAGCACCGCAACCCCGACCCACTGCAGAACTACCAGATCGGGGCGTTTGCCAGCTGGGAACTGGACATCTGGCACAAGCTGCGCAACGCCCGCAAGTCGGCCGCGCTGCGCTACCTGGCCACGGTGGAAGGCCGCAACTTCACGGTCACGAACCTGATCGGCGAAATTGCCACCTCCTACTACGAGCTGCTGGCCCTGGACAACCAGCTGGCCATCGTGCGCCAGAACATCGAGCTGCAGACCAACGCCCTGGAGCTGGTGAAGCTGCAGAAGGAGTCAGCCCGCACCACCGAGCTGGCCGTGCAGCGCTTCGAGGCCCAGCTGCACAACACCCGCAGCCTGCAGTACGGCATTCAACAGCGCATCACGGAAACCGAGAACCGCCTCAACTTCCTGGCCGGCCGCTACCCCCAGCCCATTGCCCGCAACTCGGCGGCGTTCAATGAGCTGCTGCCCGCCCCGGTGCAGGCTGGCGTGCCGGCCCAGCTGCTGCAAAACCGCCCCGATATCCGGCAGGCCGAACAGCAGCTGGCCGCCGCCAGGCTGGACATCCAGATTGCGCGGGCCAACTTCTACCCGGCGCTGCGCATCACGGGCGGGGCTGGTTTCGGGGCCTTCAAGCCCGGGCTGCTGTTCACCACCCCCGAGAGTATGCTGTACTCCCTGGCCGGTGATTTGGTGGCCCCGCTGGTGAACCGCAACGGCATCAAGGCCCTGTACGGCAACGCCAACGCCGTGCAGATTCAGGCCGCCTACAACTACGAGCGGACCATCCTGAACGCCTACGTGGAAGTAGCCAACCAGCTGGCCAGCATCAACAACCTGCAGCAGAGCTACAACGAAAAGGCCAAGGCCGTGCTGGCTCTCAATCAGTCCACCAGCATTTCCAACAGCCTGTTCCGCTCCGCCCGCGCCGACTACACGGAAGTCCTCTTCACCCAGCGCGACGCCTTGGAATCCAAGTTCGACCTGATCGAAACCAAGATGCAGCAGCTCAACGCCTCCGTAAACGTGTACCGCGCCCTAGGCGGCGGCTGGAAGTAA